Proteins from a single region of Punica granatum isolate Tunisia-2019 chromosome 8, ASM765513v2, whole genome shotgun sequence:
- the LOC116188578 gene encoding ankyrin repeat-containing protein ITN1-like — MQASVSKNMAAPPQSEERDLENGSIRLPSDLPDSTQQPAEVSAVDAEICRKLHFAAEIGDVELVRRIFRDIDEKGSDDSKLKASSLVSEVNELGESALFSAAKKGKAEVVKELLKHSNSEEVRRSSKDGFNPLHIAAFQGHAGEIIFKDVFYQFVS; from the exons ATGCAAGCTTCTGTGTCCAAGAACATGGCAGCTCCACCACAATCAGAAG AGAGGGACCTCGAGAATGGCTCGATCAGATTACCCAGTGACCTCCCCGATTCGACCCAGCAACCTGCTGAGGTGAGTGCTGTGGATGCCGAGATCTGCCGCAAATTGCACTTTGCAGCTGAGATCGGTGATGTGGAATTGGTGAGGCGGATTTTCCGGGATATCGATGAGAAGGGTTCCGATGATTCGAAGCTCAAGGCATCATCTCTGGTGAGTGAAGTGAACGAGCTGGGAGAGTCTGCTCTGTTCTCGGCTGCAAAGAAAGGGAAGGCCGAGGTTGTGAAAGAGCTGCTGAAGCATTCCAACAGCGAAGAAGTCCGCCGGAGTAGCAAAGACGGGTTCAATCCCTTGCATATCGCTGCCTTTCAGGGACATGCCGGTGAGATAATTTTTAAGGATGTTTTCTATCAATTTGTTTCATGA
- the LOC116187299 gene encoding ankyrin repeat-containing protein ITN1-like, with amino-acid sequence MASEIEQGAKRDLEKGLIMTRELSQNSPADPSPPPSPSSRAPALVLPYSGKTVDHASKKKYVKQVTGSHNDIELHLAAQRGGLPAVRQFPNDIDLQMVGTLSGAELDERKRANKEQKTALDIAVELPYLKELMKIEAHRPH; translated from the exons ATGGCGTCTGAAATCGAACAAG GAGCCAAGAGGGACTTAGAGAAGGGGCTGATAATGACACGAGAACTAAGTCAAAACAGTCCTGCTGATCCATCACCTCCACCATCCCCATCATCGAGGGCACCTGCTCTTGTTCTGCCCTATTCTGGCAAGACGGTCGATCATGCTAGTAAGAAGAAGTATGTCAAACAAGTGACTGGCAGCCACAACGACATCGAGCTTCACTTGGCAGCACAGCGTGGTGGCCTCCCAGCAGTGAGACAGTTTCCCAACGATATTGATTTGCAAATGGTTGGGACCTTGAGTGGTGCAGAGCTGGATGAACGTAAACGCGCAAACAAGGAGCAGAAGACCGCTCTCGACATAGCGGTGGAGCTCCCCTACTTGAAGGAGTTGATGAAGATCGAAGCCCACCGCCCCCATTAA
- the LOC116187249 gene encoding ankyrin repeat-containing protein ITN1-like encodes MTSELSQNSPADPSPTPSPSSRAPALVLPYSGKTIDQAIKKKYVKQVTGRHNDTELHLAAQHGDLAAVRQILNDIHSQMVGTLSGAELDAEVADVRVSVVNEVNELGETALFTAADRGHVELVKELLKYSNKECLMKKNRSGFDALHIASSRGHHAIVQVLLDHDSGLSITLGPWNATPLISASMRGHTAVVNELLAKDCSLIEITRTDGKNALHLAARYGHVEIVKALLDKDSRLARRTDKKGQTALHMAVKGQSCEVVRLILEADAAIVMLCDKVGNTALHVATKKKRVEIVHGLLLYPETNVNAVNREQKTALDIAEGLPFSEESMKIKAHLSRNGAVRGNDLLPVKELERNLQGGLIHNANSVNKAAVLIAQIAFAAIFTIPGSPVETSHNIPVQVLVIFNSIAFFASLAVVVIQTALGRGEAEAEVIAVMAEVTNKLIWLASACISVVFMATITIVVGRRCQWATILIMVVGGALIAGSLGIKTYYEVRRLRKIELIRKKET; translated from the exons ATGACATCAGAATTAAGCCAAAATAGTCCTGCTGATCCATCACCTACACCATCCCCATCATCGAGGGCACCTGCTCTTGTTCTACCCTATTCTGGCAAGACGATCGATCAGGCTATTAAGAAGAAGTATGTCAAACAAGTGACTGGCCGCCACAACGACACCGAGCTTCACTTGGCAGCACAGCATGGTGACCTCGCAGCAGTCAGACAGATTCTCAATGATATTCATTCGCAAATGGTTGGGACCTTGAGTGGTGCAGAGCTGGATGCTGAGGTTGCCGACGTTAGGGTATCCGTGGTGAATGAGGTGAATGAATTAGGAGAGACAGCTTTGTTCACTGCAGCAGATAGGGGGCATGTGGAATTGGTGAAGGAATTGTTGAAGTATTCGAATAAGGAGTGTCTTATGAAGAAGAACCGGTCTGGCTTTGATGCCTTACATATAGCTTCAAGTCGAGGACATCACG CCATTGTGCAGGTGTTACTAGATCATGACTCGGGCCTCAGCATAACACTTGGCCCCTGGAACGCTACCCCTCTAATATCTGCATCCATGAGAGGGCATACAGCAGTTGTAAATGAACTTCTTGCAAAGGATTGCAGCTTGATAGAGATAACGAGGACCGATGGGAAGAATGCACTGCATTTAGCTGCTCGATATGGTCATGTCGAGATTGTCAAAGCATTGCTCGATAAAGATTCTCGGTTGGCTCGAAGGACAGACAAGAAAGGACAAACTGCATTGCACATGGCTGTTAAAGGTCAGAGCTGTGAGGTGGTAAGGTTGATCCTTGAGGCTGATGCTGCTATAGTGATGCTTTGCGACAAGGTCGGCAACACTGCATTGCATGTCgcaaccaagaaaaagagagtagAG ATAGTGCACGGGTTACTACTCTATCCTGAGACGAATGTAAACGCCGTGAACAGAGAGCAGAAGACCGCTCTCGACATAGCGGAGGGGCTTCCCTTCTCTGAAGAGTCGATGAAGATCAAAGCCCACCTCTCCCGTAACGGGGCTGTCCGAGGGAACGACCTCCTGCCTGTCAAGGAGCTCGAGCGAAACCTCCAGGGAGGCCTCATTCACAATGCCAACTCGGTAAATAAGGCTGCAGTCCTCATAGCCCAGATTGCATTTGCTGCCATCTTCACGATCCCGGGCTCGCCAGTAGAGACGAGCCACAACATCCCGGTTCAGGTCCTAGTAATATTCAACTCCATCGCATTCTTTGCATCCCTAGCTGTCGTGGTGATTCAGACGGCTCTTGGGCGAGGGGAGGCCGAGGCGGAGGTGATAGCAGTGATGGCAGAGGTCACTAATAAGCTGATATGGTTAGCTTCCGCGTGCATCTCGGTCGTGTTCATGGCAACGATAACTATTGTGGTCGGGAGAAGGTGTCAGTGGGCCACTATCCTGATAATGGTCGTGGGAGGTGCGTTGATTGCTGGGTCTCTAGGGATCAAGACTTACTACGAAGTGAGGAGATTGAGGAAGATTGAATTGATCAGGAAGAAGGAAACATAG
- the LOC116187753 gene encoding exocyst complex component EXO70H1-like gives MARKGLSSLFSSSSSSSSSPSSHSLPSRPQTPRSPSTPIRQTLSDSMIRETIENAQSIITKWGPDSALFHENRAESLEFLKSVDRLRHAMKALAATNSGSDLLVVAQKLMLTAMKRLEKDFYRILSSNTSGLNPESISSHYSSESSSSLDDHNLSEEATFDLKLIADCMTSSGYGKECAVIYKLTRRSVIDENLYQLGIEHFRPSHIHKMDPTALDRVIKNWLGSVKTAVRALFRGERILCDHVLSASDTIRESCFSEITREAAVNLFRLPALVAKRKQPSDRVLQLLELYDALWDVWPDIETVFSFESTSGVRFQAIQSLVKLGGSVHGIISDYESAIQKASPRALTPGGGVHPTTQSVMDIVASLTGYAGILSEILGDHSKPGDFLLPEEEMSENISGSIVSRCLARLILVLLCKLDRKAELYRDAALSYLFLANNLDYITQKVGSTDLKYLLGDEWISQHEKKVHQFMSSYEAFAWGPVFLSLPETCGSGSGTGSMSTDTVKEWFGKFNAAFENAYVRQVSWVVPDGKLRNQIKVSIANKIVHAYREFYEMGLKLFGEAKRYSNTVIRFSPDDIENYLSDLFRGESDSWVF, from the coding sequence ATGGCAAGGAAAGGGCTATCAAGTCTCTTCtcatcatcctcctcctcctcttcctctccttcttcacattctCTTCCAAGCCGACCTCAGACTCCTCGGAGTCCTTCCACACCCATAAGGCAGACCTTATCGGACTCGATGATCCGAGAAACCATAGAGAATGCTCAGTCCATCATCACCAAGTGGGGACCAGACTCGGCCCTGTTCCATGAGAACCGGGCGGAGTCCCTCGAGTTCCTCAAATCCGTGGACCGACTGCGTCACGCCATGAAGGCCTTGGCCGCGACAAACTCGGGCTCAGACCTCCTCGTGGTCGCTCAAAAGCTCATGCTAACTGCCATGAAGAGGCTCGAGAAGGATTTCTACCGGATCCTCTCAAGCAACACCAGCGGGCTCAACCCCGAGTCGATTTCGAGTCACTACTCGAGTGAGTCGAGCAGTTCGCTCGATGACCATAACCTCTCGGAAGAAGCAACGTTCGACCTTAAACTGATTGCTGATTGCATGACGAGTTCTGGGTATGGAAAAGAGTGTGCTGTGATTTATAAGTTGACCAGGAGATCAGTTATCGACGAGAATCTCTATCAGCTGGGGATCGAACACTTCCGGCCTTCTCACATCCACAAGATGGACCCAACAGCACTTGATCGCGTGATCAAGAACTGGTTGGGGTCTGTGAAGACTGCTGTGAGGGCCCTCTTCAGGGGAGAGAGGATACTCTGTGACCATGTCCTTTCTGCCTCTGACACAATCAGAGAGTCCTGCTTTAGTGAGATCACACGAGAGGCCGCAGTCAACTTGTTCCGACTTCCCGCATTGGTTGCCAAGAGGAAGCAACCGTCTGATCGAGTTCTCCAGCTATTAGAGCTCTATGATGCGCTCTGGGACGTATGGCCAGACATTGAAACTGTGTTCAGCTTTGAGTCAACCTCGGGAGTGAGATTCCAGGCGATCCAGTCCCTCGTCAAGCTGGGCGGGTCGGTTCATGGTATTATATCAGACTATGAATCTGCAATTCAGAAGGCCTCACCCAGGGCTCTGACTCCAGGTGGCGGAGTCCACCCAACGACCCAATCAGTGATGGATATCGTTGCCTCACTTACAGGCTACGCTGGAATCTTGTCAGAGATCCTGGGGGATCACTCAAAGCCTGGTGATTTCTTGCTGCCGGAGGAGGAGATGTCAGAGAATATTTCCGGGTCGATTGTGTCACGCTGTCTCGCACGGCTAATCCTAGTCCTTCTATGCAAGCTTGATAGGAAAGCGGAGCTCTACAGAGATGCAGCACTCTCATACCTGTTCCTGGCGAACAACTTGGACTATATCACTCAGAAGGTGGGGAGCACCGACCTCAAGTACCTCCTTGGGGATGAGTGGATCTCCCAGCACGAGAAGAAGGTCCACCAGTTCATGTCGAGCTATGAGGCCTTTGCCTGGGGCCCAGTCTTTCTCTCCCTGCCAGAGACCTGTGGCTCAGGCTCAGGCACGGGCTCAATGTCCACTGACACGGTGAAGGAGTGGTTTGGGAAATTTAATGCAGCGTTTGAGAATGCCTATGTGAGGCAGGTGTCATGGGTTGTGCCTGATGGAAAGTTGAGGAACCAAATAAAGGTTTCCATTGCAAACAAGATTGTCCATGCCTATCGGGAATTCTATGAGATGGGATTGAAGTTGTTTGGGGAAGCCAAGAGGTACTCAAATACAGTAATCAGGTTCAGTCCAGATGATATCGAGAATTACCTGTCAGATTTGTTCCGTGGAGAATCTGATTCTTGGGTTTTCTGA
- the LOC116188577 gene encoding pentatricopeptide repeat-containing protein At4g30700: protein MNCRNLARASLPPLDRNSFLRLLEGSAAVSQLAQTHAQIIVSGYKNDISPVTKLIHKLCDFKAVAYARALFLSVPKPDLFLFNVLIRGFSGCGSPASSVSLYTHLRRNTPLRPDNFTYAFAVSSSSGLASEKVGFLLHGHALVDGFGSDLFVGSSLVDFYFKFSRVELAQKVFDRMPEKDTVLWNTMISGLVKNCCFEDSISVFAEMAAGSGVRLDPTSVASVLPAAAELQWLRIGAGIQCLALKLGFSSHVHVLTGLISLYSKSSDMDTSKALFEQINRPDLVSYNAMISGYTTNSDTESSLRLFKELLELGFQVNSSTIVGLIPVFYPFGHLSLTRSVHSFSVKSGVISNAAVSTALTTVYSRLNEIEPARLIFDESREKTLASWNAMISGYAQNGLTEKAIALFRDMQVSRVDPNPVTVTSILSACAQLGALSLGKWVHDLIRRKGFLSNLYVLTALIDMYTKCGSIEEARNLFDNATEKNAVTWNSMISGYGLHGHGQEALKLFDEMLKSGVSPSAVTFLSVLYACSHAGLVDKGEEIFHFMVHDFGFEPLPEHYACMVDVLGRAGQLERALEFIKSMRVVPGPPVWGALLGACMIHKNTRLAQEASEKLFNLDSENVGYYVLLSNIYSVDKNYSQAALVRQVVKHRNLAKTPGATLIEISDVPYVFTAGDNSHPQTKAIYTMLEKLSGKMLEAGYKPETVTALHDVEEEEKELMVKIHSEKLAIAFGLIESKPGTEIRIFKNLRVCLDCHSWTKFASKITERVIVVRDANRFHHFKDGVCSCGDYW, encoded by the coding sequence ATGAATTGCAGGAACCTCGCCAGAGCATCTCTCCCGCCTCTCGACCGGAACTCCTTCCTTCGCCTCCTCGAGGGCTCCGCCGCCGTCTCACAACTCGCCCAGACCCACGCCCAGATCATCGTCAGCGGCTACAAGAACGACATATCCCCCGTCACCAAGCTCATCCACAAGCTCTGCGACTTTAAGGCCGTAGCCTACGCCCGCGCCCTCTTCCTCTCCGTCCCGAAGCCCGacctcttcctcttcaacGTACTCATCAGGGGGTTCTCCGGCTGCGGCTCTCCGGCATCTTCAGTCTCCCTGTACACCCACCTGAGAAGGAACACTCCTCTGCGCCCTGATAACTTCACTTACGCCTTTGCAGTCTCGTCGTCGTCGGGGCTCGCAAGCGAGAAAGTTGGATTCTTGCTTCATGGACATGCACTGGTCGATGGTTTCGGGTCCGACTTATTCGTCGGGTCCTCCTTGGTCGATTTCTACTTCAAGTTTTCAAGGGTCGAGCTGGCGCAGAAGGTGTTCGACCGAATGCCCGAGAAAGACACCGTCCTGTGGAATACCATGATTTCTGGACTGGTGAAGAACTGCTGCTTCGAAGATTCGATTAGTGTCTTTGCAGAGATGGCTGCCGGAAGTGGGGTCCGCTTGGACCCAACGTCAGTGGCCTCTGTTCTCCCTGCGGCAGCAGAGTTGCAATGGCTTAGAATTGGAGCAGGAATCCAGTGCTTGGCGCTAAAACTCGGGTTCAGTTCTCATGTTCATGTGTTGACGGGCCTCATATCCCTGTATTCGAAAAGCAGTGACATGGACACATCAAAGGCATTGTTTGAGCAGATCAACCGGCCCGATTTGGTATCGTACAATGCTATGATTTCTGGATATACTACTAATTCAGACACTGAGTCGTCCCTCAGGTTGTTCAAGGAGTTGCTTGAACTTGGTTTTCAAGTCAACTCAAGCACAATTGTGGGGTTAATTCCCGTATTTTATCCATTTGGTCATTTAAGCCTAACTCGCTCTGTTCATAGCTTTTCTGTGAAGTCGGGTGTCATCTCAAATGCTGCTGTTTCAACTGCATTAACTACCGTATACAGTAGATTGAATGAAATAGAACCTGCTCGGCTGATTTTCGATGAATCAAGGGAGAAAACCTTAGCTTCTTGGAATGCCATGATCTCAGGTTATGCTCAGAATGGTCTCACAGAGAAAGCGATTGCCCTTTTCCGAGATATGCAGGTCTCCAGAGTGGATCCAAATCCGGTTACTGTGACTAGCATTCTCTCGGCCTGCGCACAGCTCGGGGCTCTCAGTCTAGGAAAGTGGGTCCATGACCTGATAAGAAGAAAGGGTTTCCTCTCCAACTTATATGTCTTAACGGCTCTTATTGACATGTACACTAAGTGTGGAAGCATTGAAGAGGCTCGAAATTTATTTGATAATGCAACCGAGAAGAATGCGGTCACTTGGAACTCCATGATCTCAGGATATGGTCTTCACGGGCACGGGCAGGAAGCCCTGAAGCTCTTCGATGAAATGTTGAAGTCTGGGGTTTCGCCCTCTGCAGTTACCTTCCTCTCAGTTCTGTATGCTTGTAGCCATGCAGGTCTCGTGGACAAAGGAGAAGAGATCTTCCATTTTATGGTGCATGATTTTGGGTTTGAGCCATTGCCTGAGCACTATGCCTGCATGGTCGATGTCCTTGGTCGGGCAGGGCAGTTGGAGAGAGCGCTGGAGTTTATAAAGTCAATGAGAGTGGTGCCGGGGCCCCCAGTGTGGGGTGCATTGCTAGGTGCCTGCATGATCCACAAGAACACAAGACTAGCACAAGAGGCCTCTGAGAAGTTATTCAATTTGGACTCAGAGAATGTCGGATATTATGTCTTGCTCTCGAATATATACTCGGTAGATAAGAATTACTCACAGGCTGCTTTGGTGAGACAAGTTGTGAAGCATAGAAACTTGGCAAAAACTCCAGGTGCTACCTTAATAGAGATCAGTGACGTTCCTTACGTGTTCACAGCAGGGGACAACTCTCATCCACAAACAAAGGCAATATATACGATGCTGGAGAAGTTGTCAGGGAAGATGTTAGAAGCTGGGTATAAGCCGGAGACTGTGACAGCCCTACACGatgtggaagaagaagagaaggagCTCATGGTGAAGATTCACAGTGAGAAGTTGGCAATAGCCTTTGGTCTAATTGAGAGCAAACCTGGGACAGAAATTAGAATCTTTAAGAACCTTAGGGTCTGTTTGGACTGCCACAGTTGGACGAAATTTGCATCGAAGATTACAGAGAGGGTTATTGTTGTCAGGGATGCCAATAGGTTTCATCACTTTAAGGATGGAGTCTGTTCTTGTGGAGACTATTGGTGA
- the LOC116187292 gene encoding ankyrin repeat-containing protein ITN1-like: MQASVSKNMAAPPQSEERDLENGSIRLPSDLPDSTQQPAEVSAVDAEICRKLHFAAEIGDVELVRRIFRDIDEKGSDDSKLKASSLVSEVNELGESALFLAAKKGKAEVVKELLKHSNSEEVRRSSKDGFNPLHIAAFQGHADVVQTLLDYEPELIKEAGPSNTTPLVFAVLRGHATVVNQLLSQTDSPSLLSVSKSNGRNALHLAARLQNVDMVKALLEKEPQLARSTDQKGQNALHLAVKGISHEIVRLLVKAEPVVLAQQDSRGNTVLHIATKKQKDAIVQELLLYPETNVNVLNKDQKTALDIAEELPYSRESMKIKAHLSRNGAVRGNDLLPVKELKRNLQGGLIHNANSVNEAAVLIAQIAFAAIFTIPGSPVETSHNISVQVLVIFNSIAFFASLAVVVIQTILGRGEAEAEVIAVMAEVTNKLIWLASACISVVFMATITIVVGRRCQWATILIMVVGGALIAGSLGIKTYYEVRRLRKIELIKKKET; the protein is encoded by the exons ATGCAAGCTTCTGTGTCCAAGAACATGGCAGCTCCACCACAATCAGAAG AGAGGGACCTCGAGAATGGCTCGATCAGATTACCCAGTGACCTCCCCGATTCGACCCAGCAACCTGCTGAGGTGAGTGCTGTGGATGCCGAGATCTGCCGCAAATTGCACTTTGCAGCTGAGATCGGTGATGTGGAATTGGTGAGGCGGATTTTCCGGGATATCGATGAGAAGGGTTCCGATGATTCGAAGCTCAAGGCATCATCTCTGGTGAGTGAAGTGAACGAGCTGGGAGAGTCTGCTCTGTTCTTGGCTGCAAAGAAAGGGAAGGCCGAGGTTGTGAAAGAGCTGCTGAAGCATTCCAACAGCGAAGAAGTCCGCCGGAGTAGCAAAGACGGGTTCAATCCCTTGCATATCGCTGCCTTTCAGGGACATGCCG ATGTTGTGCAAACTCTGTTAGATTACGAACCTGAGCTGATCAAAGAAGCCGGTCCATCCAACACGACCCCTCTCGTCTTTGCGGTCTTAAGGGGCCATGCTACTGTGGTCAATCAGTTACTCTCGCAGACGGACAGTCCTAGCCTGCTGTCAGTTTCCAAATCCAATGGTCGAAACGCTCTCCACTTAGCTGCAAGGCTCCAGAACGTGGATATGGTGAAAGCCCTGCTCGAGAAAGAACCTCAGTTGGCTCGAAGTACAGACCAGAAAGGGCAGAATGCCCTTCACCTGGCCGTTAAAGGGATCAGCCACGAAATTGTGAGACTGCTTGTTAAGGCGGAGCCAGTGGTGCTTGCACAACAAGATTCAAGAGGAAACACAGTGTTGCATATCGCCACAAAGAAGCAAAAAGATGCG ATAGTGCAGGAGTTACTACTCTATCCTGAGACGAATGTAAACGTGCTGAACAAGGACCAGAAGACAGCTCTCGACATAGCGGAGGAGCTCCCCTACTCGAGGGAGTCGATGAAGATCAAAGCCCACCTCTCCCGTAACGGGGCTGTCCGAGGGAATGACCTCCTGCCTGTCAAGGAGCTCAAGCGAAACCTCCAGGGAGGCCTCATTCACAATGCCAACTCGGTAAATGAGGCTGCAGTCCTCATAGCCCAGATAGCATTTGCTGCCATCTTCACGATCCCGGGCTCACCAGTAGAGACGAGCCACAACATCTCGGTTCAGGTCCTAGTAATATTCAACTCCATCGCATTCTTTGCATCCCTGGCTGTGGTGGTGATTCAGACGATTCTTGGCCGAGGGGAGGCCGAGGCCGAGGTGATAGCAGTGATGGCAGAGGTAACTAATAAGCTGATATGGTTAGCTTCCGCGTGCATCTCGGTCGTGTTCATGGCAACGATAACTATTGTGGTCGGGAGAAGGTGTCAGTGGGCCACTATCCTGATAATGGTCGTGGGAGGTGCGTTGATTGCTGGGTCTCTAGGGATCAAGACTTACTACGAAGTGAGGAGATTGAGGAAGATTGAATTGATCAAGAAGAAGGAAACATAG
- the LOC116187947 gene encoding ankyrin repeat-containing protein ITN1-like: MASEIERGTGRDLEKGLIMTPEPSQNSTADPSPTPSPSSVPPALVLSNSGKRIDQAGKKKYVKQVTGRHNDTELHLAAQRGDLAAVRQILDDIDSQMVGTLSGAELDAEVAEVRVSVVNEVNELGETALFTAADRGHLEVVKELLKYSNKECLMKKNRSGFDALHIASSQGHHAIVQVLLDHDPGLSKTLGPSSATPLISASTRGHTAVVNELLAKDCSLIENTRTNGKNALHLAARQGHVEIVKALLDKDSQLARRTDKKGQTALHMAVKGQSCEVVRLLLEADAAIVMLPDKFGNTALHVATRKKRVEIVNELLMLRDTNVNALTRDHKTALDIAEDLPLSEESADIRDCLTRYGAVRANELNQPRDELRNTVTQIKKDVHTQLEQTKRTNKNVHNISKELRKLHREGINNATNSVTVVAVLFATVAFAAIFTVPGGDQDTGMAVVVKRTSFKIFFIFNAIALFTSLAVVVVQITLVRGETKAERRVVEVINKLMWLASVCTSVAFIASSYIVVGRKHEWAAILVTVIGGVIMAGVLGTMTYYVVKSKRSRSMRKRVKSAKRSGSNSWLPSDFSNSEVDKIYAL, encoded by the exons ATGGCGTCTGAAATCGAACGAG GAACCGGGAGGGATTTAGAAAAGGGGCTCATAATGACACCAGAACCCAGTCAAAATAGTACTGCTGATCCGTCACCTACACCATCCCCATCATCAGTCCCACCTGCTCTTGTTCTATCCAATTCTGGGAAGAGGATCGATCAGGCTGGTAAGAAGAAGTATGTCAAACAAGTGACTGGCCGCCACAACGACACCGAGCTTCACTTGGCAGCACAGCGTGGTGACCTTGCAGCAGTGAGACAGATTCTCGATGATATTGATTCGCAAATGGTTGGGACCTTGAGTGGTGCAGAGCTGGATGCTGAGGTTGCAGAGGTTAGGGTATCCGTGGTGAATGAGGTGAATGAATTAGGAGAGACAGCTTTATTCACTGCGGCAGATAGAGGGCATCTGGAAGTGGTGAAGGAATTGTTGAAGTATTCAAATAAGGAGTGTCTTATGAAGAAGAACCGGTCTGGCTTTGATGCCTTACATATAGCTTCAAGTCAAGGACATCATG CCATTGTGCAGGTGTTACTAGATCATGACCCGGGGCTCAGCAAAACACTAGGCCCCTCAAGCGCAACCCCTCTAATATCTGCATCCACAAGAGGACATACAGCGGTcgtaaatgaactccttgcaAAGGATTGCAGCTTGATAGAGAATACTAGGACCAATGGGAAGAATGCACTGCATTTAGCTGCTCGACAGGGTCATGTTGAGATTGTCAAAGCATTGCTTGATAAAGATTCTCAGTTGGCCCGAAGGACTGACAAAAAAGGACAAACTGCATTGCATATGGCTGTTAAAGGTCAGAGTTGTGAGGTGGTAAGGTTACTCCTCGAGGCCGATGCTGCTATAGTGATGCTTCCGGACAAGTTTGGCAACACTGCGTTGCATGTTGCAACcagaaaaaagagagtagaG ATTGTGAATGAATTGCTAATGCTTCGTGACACAAACGTAAATGCCCTAACCAGAGACCATAAGACAGCTTTGGACATAGCGGAAGATCTTCCCCTGTCTGAAGAATCCGCAGACATAAGAGACTGCCTGACACGCTATGGTGCAGTCAGAGCCAATGAACTAAATCAACCAAGAGATGAACTGAGGAACACTGTAACTCAAATCAAGAAAGATGTCCATACACAGCTTGAACAGACCAAAAGAACCAATAAGAATGTTCACAACATATCTAAAGAGCTCAGGAAACTCCACCGAGAGGGGATCAACAACGCGACGAACTCTGTGACTGTGGTGGCAGTTCTATTCGCAACAGTAGCCTTTGCGGCTATATTCACAGTGCCTGGTGGTGATCAAGATACTGGAATGGCTGTAGTGGTGAAGAGAACTTCTTTTAagatcttcttcatcttcaatgCGATAGCCCTTTTCACATCTTTAGCTGTTGTGGTGGTTCAAATCACTTTGGTTCGAGGTGAGACGAAAGCAGAGAGGAGAGTTGTGGAGGTTATAAATAAGTTGATGTGGTTGGCTTCTGTTTGCACTTCAGTGGCATTCATTGCTTCGTCCTACATTGTTGTTGGTAGGAAGCACGAGTGGGCTGCAATTCTGGTCACAGTTATCGGGGGAGTTATTATGGCTGGAGTTTTGGGAACTATGACTTATTATGTTGTGAAGTCAAAACGGTCACGGTCAATGAGGAAGAGGGTGAAGTCTGCGAAAAGGAGCGGGTCCAATTCATGGCTTCCCTCTGACTTCTCTAATTCAGAAGTTGATAAGATCTATGCTCTTTAA
- the LOC116187948 gene encoding ankyrin repeat-containing protein ITN1-like, giving the protein MASEIELGTKSDLEKELIMTLEPSQNSPADPSPPPSPSSRAPSLVLLNSGKTVDHASKKKYVKQVTGSHNDTELDLAAQPGGLSAVRQFPNDIDSQIVGTWSCAELDERKRSNKEQETALDIAEEPPHSKELSQNLRECLNHNATLVNKAAVLIAQIAFAAIFTIPGSPVETSHHISVQVLVIFNSIAFFASLAVVVIQMTRSPGELKPKVIVVMAKVTNMLIWLASACISVVFMAAITIVVGRQCQVANILIMVVGGALIAGSLGIKAYYEVRRLRTIE; this is encoded by the exons ATGGCGTCTGAAATCGAACTAG GAACCAAGAGTGACTTAGAGAAGGAGCTGATAATGACACTAGAACCGAGTCAAAACAGTCCTGCTGATCCATCACCTCCACCATCCCCATCATCGAGGGCACCTTCTCTTGTTCTACTCAATTCTGGCAAGACGGTCGATCATGCTAGTAAGAAGAAGTATGTCAAACAAGTGACTGGCAGCCACAACGACACCGAGCTTGACTTGGCAGCACAGCCTGGTGGCCTCTCAGCAGTGAGACAGTTTCCCAATGATATTGATTCGCAAATTGTTGGGACCTGGAGTTGTGCAGAGCTGGATGAACGTAAACGCTCAAACAAGGAGCAGGAGACCGCCCTCGACATAGCGGAGGAGCCCCCCCACTCCAAGGAGCTCAGTCAAAACCTCCGGGAATGCCTCAATCACAATGCCACCTTGGTAAATAAGGCTGCAGTCCTCATTGCCCAGATCGCATTTGCTGCCATCTTCACAATCCCGGGCTCACCTGTGGAGACAAGCCACCACATCTCGGTTCAGGTCCTGGTAATATTCAACTCCATCGCATTCTTTGCATCCCTAGCTGTGGTGGTGATTCAGATGACTCGTAGCCCAGGGGAGCTCAAGCCCAAGGTGATAGTAGTGATGGCAAAAGTCACTAATATGCTGATATGGTTAGCTTCCGCATGCATCTCGGTCGTGTTCATGGCAGCGATAACTATTGTGGTCGGGAGACAGTGTCAGGTGGCCAATATCCTGATCATGGTTGTGGGAGGTGCGTTGATTGCTGGGTCTTTAGGGATCAAGGCTTACTACGAAGTGAGGAGATTGAGGACAattgaataa